From the Megalops cyprinoides isolate fMegCyp1 chromosome 21, fMegCyp1.pri, whole genome shotgun sequence genome, one window contains:
- the LOC118768881 gene encoding MARCKS-related protein 1-B-like, producing MGSQLSKGGVAVDGNAAAADPAAAKTNGQENGHVKTNGDVSAKPDGEAAATNGSAEASKDPAAGDAIEPAPVTEGEAAKPEGEAAKEAPKKKKKKFSLKNSFKFKGISLKKGKKGDGDVKEEAAAAAEEKQETNGAAADAGEVEKAEEATPAEEAKAEEAKAEEAPAKAEEQPAAEVTKAEEAVAAEPAKPTEETSSTPAAPSEQKE from the exons ATGGGATCCCAACTGTCTAAAGGAGGAGTGGCTGTGGATGGGAATGCCGCCGCTGCTGACCCAGCTGCAGCTAAAACAAATGGCCAG GAGAATGGTCACGTCAAGACAAACGGGGATGTCTCCGCCAAACCAGACGGGGAGGCAGCGGCCACCAACGGCTCGGCCGAGGCGTCAAAGGACCCGGCTGCAGGCGATGCCATCGAGCCAGCGCCCGTCACGGAGGGAGAGGCCGCCAAGCCAGAGGGTGAGGCCGCCAAGGAGGCacccaagaagaagaagaagaagttcTCCCTGAAGAACTCCTTCAAGTTCAAGGGGATCTCACTGAAGAAAGGCAAGAAGGGCGACGGGGACGTCAAGGAGGAGGCGGCGGCTGCGGCCgaggagaagcaggagaccAATGGGGCTGCGGCCGATGCTGGCGAGGTGGAGAAGGCAGAGGAGGCCACGCCCGCCGAGGAGGCCAAGGCCGAGGAGGCCAAGGCTGAGGAGGCCCCCGCCAAAGCAGAGGAGCAACCGGCTGCCGAAGTAACTAAGGCGGAAGAGGCCGTCGCTGCCGAGCCCGCCAAACCGACAGAGGAAACCAGTTCAACACCCGCCGCACCTTCCGAACAGAAGGAGTGA